A genome region from Anolis carolinensis isolate JA03-04 chromosome 6, rAnoCar3.1.pri, whole genome shotgun sequence includes the following:
- the LOC100565994 gene encoding vomeronasal type-2 receptor 26-like: protein MVPNEVHQYIGIIRLLRYFGWTWIGLFIVSDDSGEHFLDFLESLLSQNGICSAFTERIPQQAQLDDVGKVFDTITRIYLSITEKKTNVFITYGDSITMNWLRALMLQADTDNNSTLFGKVWIMMAQLDFISTGMTRAWGFNLMQGALSLTIHSTDIPGFKEFLQKVKPNWTQGDGFHKIFWEQVFDCFFPDPEMLMKVTEACTSEEKLESLPATLFEMNMTGHSYSIYNAVYALAHALQALYSVTSKHRGMPRGKSNESQSLQPWQLHQFLQGISFNNSAGETVSFDDNREIVGGFDIMNIIMFHNNSFQRVKVGHVALKSIGEEEFIIHEDLIVWPGHFNQVVPISLCNEHCYPGHQKKKKEGEKFCCYDCIPCPEEKISNQTDMDDCFKCAEDQYSNEHKNKCMNKTIRFLAFEEPLGIGLASIAVSFSLITALVLGVFVKNKDTPIVKANNRDLTYGLLVSLLLCFLSSLLFLGKPSKVTCLLRQPTFGIIFSVAVSCILAKTTLVSLAFLATKPGSRKKKWIGKKLARDIVLPCSLLQTSICILWLLSFPSFPELDMYSLPEESIVQCNEGSVIMFYSILGYLGLLAIASFAVAFQVRNLPKGFNEAKFITFSMLIFCSVWASFVPTHLSSKGKGMVAVEIFSIVFSSAGILGFIFAPKCYIIVLRPDLNSRELLIQRNR from the exons ATGGTTCCCAATGAAGTTCATCAATATATTGGGATAATCCGATTACTTCGATATTTTGGATGGACCTGGATTGGACTCTTTATTGTGAGTGATGATAGTGGAGAACATTTCTTGGACTTCTTGGAGTCTTTGCTTTCACAGAATGGAATCTGTTCAGCTTTCACAGAAAGGATTCCACAACAAGCTCAGTTGGATGATGTAGGCAAAGTTTTTGATACCATCACAAGAATATATCTCTCTATAACAGAGAAGAAAACGAATGTTTTTATCACTTATGGAGACTCTATAACCATGAATTGGCTGAGAGCTCTGATGCTTCAAGCAGACACTGACAATAACAGTACCTTATTTGGAAAGGTGTGGATCATGATGGCTCAACTTGATTTCATATCCACAGGCATGACAAGGGCCTGGGGCTTTAACCTAATGCAAGGTGCACTTTCCCTCACAATACACTCAACAGATATTCCTGGGTTCAAGGAATTTCTTCAGAAGGTGAAACCAAATTGGACCCAGGGAGATGGTTTTCACAAGATTTTCTGGGAGCAGGTCTTTGACTGTTTCTTCCCAGATCCAGAAATGCTGATGAAAGTTACTGAAGCATGCACTAGTGAGGAGAAGCTGGAGAGCCTTCCTGCAACTCTTTTTGAAATGAACATGACTGGCCACAGCTACAGTATCTATAATGCTGTCTATGCCTTGGCTCATGCTTTGCAAGCTCTTTACTCAGTGACATCCAAACACAGAGGAATGCCAAGGGGTAAAAGTAATGAATCCCAGTCTCTCCAGCCTTGGCAG CTCCATCAATTTCTTCAAGGCATTTCATTCAACAACTCAGCTGGAGAAACAGTGTCTTTTGATGATAATAGGGAAATAGTAGGTGGATTTGACATAATGAACATAATCATGTTCCATAATAACTCCTTCCAGAGAGTGAAAGTTGGGCATGTGGCTCTGAAGAGTATTGGGGAAGAAGAATTCATCATTCATGAGGATTTGATTGTTTGGCCTGGGCATTTTAACCAG GTAGTTCCCATTTCTCTGTGTAATGAACACTGTTATCCAGGCcaccagaagaaaaagaaagaaggagaaaagttTTGCTGTTATGATTGCATTCCATGTCCAGAAGAGAAGATTTCAAATCAAACTG ATATGGATGACTGTTTTAAATGCGCAGAAGATCAGTATtcaaatgaacataaaaataaatgcatgaaTAAAACAATACGTTTTCTGGCCTTTGAAGAACCTTTGGGCATTGGGTTAGCCTCCATTGCTGTTTCATTTTCCTTGATCACTGCTTTGGTCCTTGGAGTTTTTGTCAAGAACAAAGACACCCCCATAGTCAAGGCCAACAACCGAGACCTCACTTATGGTCTTTTGGTCTCTCTTCTACtttgctttctctcttccttGCTCTTTCTTGGCAAACCTAGTAAAGTGACTTGCCTTCTCCGTCAGCCAACTTTTGGCATCATCTTCTCTGTGGCTGTTTCCTGTATTTTGGCAAAAACCACCCTAGTTTCTCTAGCCTTCCTAGCCACAAAGCCTGGATCTAGGAAGAAGAAATGGATAGGGAAGAAACTGGCTCGTGACATTGTCCTCCCATGTTCCCTGTTGCAAACAAGTATTTGTATTCTATGGTTAttatccttcccttctttccctgaATTAGACATGTACTCATTGCCTGAAGAAAGCATAGTCCAATGTAATGAAGGATCTGTTATCATGTTTTATTCTATCCTGGGCTACCTGGGTCTCTTGGCCATTGCCAGTTTCGCAGTGGCATTTCAAGTCCGCAATTTACCAAAGGGCTTCAATGAAGCCAAATTTATAACATTCAGCATGTTGATTTTTTGTAGTGTGTGGGCGTCTTTTGTTCCAACTCACCTGAGTTCTAAAGGTAAAGGCATGGTGGCAGTGGAAATCTTCTCCATTGTGTTCTCTAGTGCCGGGATTCTAGGCTTCATCTTTGCTCCCAAATGTTACATCATTGTGCTAAGACCTGATTTGAACAGCAGGGAGCTGCTTATACAGAGGAATCGTTAA